One window of Pseudomonas sp. FP198 genomic DNA carries:
- the lpxD gene encoding UDP-3-O-(3-hydroxymyristoyl)glucosamine N-acyltransferase, which translates to MTATIKLGQLAEFLGATLRGDPEKVITGLATLQEAGPAQLSFLANPQYRKYLADSRAAALLLKAGDAEGFAGDSLIVADPYLAYARISHLFDPKPKSAAGIHPTAVIAADAVVDPSASVGPFVVIENAARIGAGVTLGAHCFIGARCEIGEGGWLAPRVTLYHDVRIGKRVVIQSGAVLGGEGFGFANEKGVWQKIAQIGGVTVGDDVEIGVNTAIDRGALADTVIGNGVKLDNQIQIAHNVQVGDHTAMAACVGISGSTKIGKHCMLAGGVGLVGHIDICDNVFLTGMTMVTHSITEPGAYSSGTAMQPAAEWRKSAARIRQLDDIARRLKQVEKRVGDVTPGGNASSDG; encoded by the coding sequence ATGACAGCGACTATCAAGCTCGGCCAGTTGGCCGAGTTCCTCGGCGCCACCCTGCGTGGCGACCCGGAGAAGGTCATCACTGGGCTAGCCACTTTGCAAGAGGCTGGCCCAGCTCAGTTGAGCTTCCTGGCAAATCCTCAATATCGCAAATACCTGGCTGATAGCCGGGCTGCCGCGCTGTTGCTCAAGGCCGGTGATGCCGAAGGGTTTGCCGGTGATTCGCTGATCGTGGCCGACCCCTACCTTGCGTATGCGCGGATTTCCCATCTGTTCGATCCCAAGCCCAAGTCGGCTGCCGGTATTCACCCGACTGCAGTGATCGCGGCGGACGCCGTGGTGGATCCCTCGGCCAGCGTTGGCCCGTTTGTCGTGATTGAAAACGCGGCCCGGATTGGCGCCGGCGTGACGCTGGGCGCCCATTGCTTCATCGGCGCGCGCTGCGAGATCGGCGAAGGTGGCTGGCTGGCGCCCCGGGTGACGCTGTATCACGATGTGCGCATCGGCAAGCGGGTAGTGATCCAGTCTGGCGCAGTGCTCGGTGGCGAAGGCTTCGGTTTTGCCAATGAGAAAGGCGTCTGGCAAAAGATTGCCCAGATCGGTGGCGTAACCGTCGGCGATGACGTGGAGATTGGCGTCAACACCGCCATCGACCGTGGCGCGCTGGCCGATACGGTCATTGGCAATGGCGTCAAGCTCGACAATCAGATCCAGATCGCCCACAACGTCCAGGTCGGTGACCACACCGCCATGGCCGCCTGCGTGGGCATCTCCGGCAGTACCAAAATCGGCAAGCACTGCATGCTCGCCGGTGGCGTGGGCCTGGTGGGCCATATCGATATCTGTGACAACGTGTTCCTGACCGGGATGACCATGGTGACCCACTCGATTACCGAGCCGGGTGCCTATTCTTCCGGCACAGCCATGCAACCGGCTGCCGAGTGGCGCAAGAGCGCGGCGCGTATCCGCCAGCTCGACGACATCGCGCGGCGCCTCAAGCAGGTGGAAAAGCGTGTAGGGGACGTGACCCCTGGCGGTAATGCTTCATCAGATGGCTGA
- the dnaE gene encoding DNA polymerase III subunit alpha produces MPASFVHLRLHTEYSLVDGLVRIKPLVKTLVGMNMPAVAVTDQNNMCSLVKFYKNAMGAGIKPICGADLWLANKDPDAPLSRISLLVMNAVGYRNLTELISRGFIEGQRNGSIIIEREWVAEASEGLIMLSAAKEGEIGLALLSDNTEEAEQLARDWMTVFPDRFYIEVQRTNRPNDEEHLHAAVALADKLGAPLVATNDVRFIKQEDFEAHETRVCIGEGRALDDPRRSKNYSDQQYLKSAEEMAELFSDLPEALENTVEIAKRCNIEVKLGKHFLPNFPIPDGMTIDEYFRKVSFDGLDERLKVLLPKDTTEDYEAKRQVYVDRLNFELDIIIQMGFPGYFLIVMDFIQWAKSNGVPVGPGRGSGAGSLVAYVQKITDLDPLEYDLLFERFLNPERVSMPDFDVDFCMDGRDRVIDYVAEKYGRNAVSQIITFGSMAAKAVVRDVARVQGKSYGLADRLSKMIPFEVGMTLEKAYEQEEILRDFIKVDEEAAEIWEMARKLEGVVRNVGKHAGGVVIAPTKLTDFSPIYCDEEGDGLVTQFDKDDVEAAGLVKFDFLGLRTLTIIDWALKTINRDRAKVGEEPLDIAFIPLDDKPTYSLLQKAETTAVFQLESRGMKELIKKLKPDCLEDLIALVALFRPGPLQSGMVDDFINRKHGRAELAYPHPDYQYDGLKPVLAPTYGIILYQEQVMQIAQVMAGYTLGGADMLRRAMGKKKPEEMAKQRGGFIEGCANNGIDADLAGNIFDLVEKFAGYGFNKSHSAAYGLVSYQTAWLKAHYPAPFMAAVLSADMHNTDKVVTLIEEVRTMKLRLDAPDVNASEFKFTVNDEGRIIYGLGAIKGVGEGPVEAITEARQDGPFKDLFDFCARVDLKRINKRTLDGLIRSGALDRLGPYFQDEPKAYQANIDRNRAVLLAAMEEAIKAAEQTARTHDSGHADLFGGLFVEEDADVYANHRKAKELTLKERLKGEKDTLGLYLTGHPIDEYEGEIRRFARQRIIDLKPARDTQTVAGMIIALRVMKNKKGDKMGFITLDDRSGRIEASLFADAFHSAQSLLQTDAMVVVEGEVSNDDFSGGLRLRVKRVMSMEDARTNLAESLRLKLQTQDLKGDQLRWLGELFKRHRGACPITMEYVRPDAKAVLQFGEGWRIDPADALIQALRDQFGKDNVFLQYR; encoded by the coding sequence ATGCCGGCTTCATTCGTTCATCTACGCCTGCACACTGAATATTCCCTGGTCGACGGCCTGGTGCGGATCAAGCCATTGGTCAAGACCCTGGTCGGCATGAACATGCCTGCCGTGGCCGTTACCGACCAGAACAACATGTGTTCGCTGGTCAAGTTCTACAAGAACGCCATGGGCGCCGGGATCAAGCCGATCTGCGGTGCCGACCTGTGGCTGGCGAACAAGGACCCGGATGCGCCGCTGAGCCGTATCAGCCTGCTGGTGATGAACGCCGTCGGCTACCGCAACCTCACCGAGCTGATTTCCCGCGGTTTTATCGAGGGCCAGCGCAATGGCTCGATCATCATCGAGCGCGAGTGGGTGGCCGAGGCGAGCGAAGGCCTGATCATGCTGTCGGCGGCCAAGGAGGGTGAGATCGGCCTGGCCCTGCTCAGCGACAACACCGAGGAAGCCGAGCAACTGGCTCGCGACTGGATGACGGTGTTCCCGGACCGCTTCTATATCGAGGTGCAACGCACCAACCGTCCGAATGACGAAGAGCACCTGCACGCCGCCGTGGCCCTGGCCGACAAGCTGGGCGCGCCGCTGGTGGCGACCAACGACGTGCGGTTCATCAAGCAGGAAGATTTCGAAGCCCACGAAACCCGCGTCTGCATCGGTGAGGGGCGGGCCCTTGATGATCCTCGTCGGTCAAAGAACTACAGCGACCAGCAGTACCTCAAGAGCGCCGAGGAGATGGCGGAGCTGTTCAGCGACCTGCCCGAGGCGCTGGAAAACACCGTCGAGATTGCCAAGCGCTGCAACATCGAAGTGAAGCTGGGCAAACATTTCCTGCCCAACTTCCCGATTCCCGATGGCATGACCATCGATGAGTATTTTCGCAAGGTTTCGTTCGACGGCCTGGACGAGCGCCTCAAGGTCCTGCTGCCCAAGGACACCACCGAAGATTACGAAGCCAAGCGCCAGGTCTATGTCGACCGGCTGAATTTCGAGCTGGATATCATCATCCAGATGGGTTTTCCCGGTTACTTCCTGATCGTGATGGATTTTATCCAGTGGGCCAAGAGCAACGGCGTGCCCGTCGGCCCAGGGCGGGGGTCGGGTGCCGGGTCGCTGGTGGCCTACGTGCAGAAGATCACCGACCTCGACCCGCTGGAATACGACCTGCTGTTCGAACGTTTCCTCAATCCGGAACGGGTTTCCATGCCCGACTTCGACGTCGACTTCTGCATGGACGGTCGCGACCGGGTGATCGACTATGTGGCCGAGAAGTACGGCCGCAACGCGGTAAGCCAGATCATCACCTTCGGTTCCATGGCCGCCAAGGCAGTGGTGCGTGACGTGGCGCGAGTGCAGGGCAAGTCCTACGGCCTGGCGGATCGTCTGTCGAAGATGATCCCTTTCGAAGTCGGCATGACCCTGGAAAAAGCCTACGAGCAGGAAGAGATCCTGCGCGACTTCATCAAGGTCGATGAAGAAGCGGCGGAAATCTGGGAGATGGCCCGCAAGCTCGAAGGCGTGGTGCGTAACGTCGGCAAGCACGCCGGTGGCGTGGTGATCGCGCCGACCAAACTGACTGACTTTTCGCCGATCTATTGCGACGAAGAGGGCGACGGCCTGGTGACCCAGTTCGACAAGGACGACGTCGAGGCGGCGGGCCTGGTGAAGTTCGACTTCCTCGGCCTGCGGACCCTGACGATCATCGATTGGGCGCTCAAGACCATCAACCGCGACCGGGCCAAGGTCGGCGAAGAGCCGCTGGACATCGCCTTCATTCCGCTGGACGACAAGCCGACCTACAGTCTGTTGCAAAAAGCCGAAACCACCGCGGTGTTCCAGCTTGAATCGCGCGGCATGAAGGAGCTGATCAAGAAGCTCAAGCCCGACTGCCTCGAAGACCTGATCGCACTGGTGGCCCTGTTCCGTCCGGGCCCTCTGCAATCGGGCATGGTCGATGACTTCATCAACCGCAAGCACGGGCGCGCCGAGCTGGCGTACCCGCACCCGGACTACCAGTACGACGGCCTCAAGCCGGTGCTGGCGCCGACCTACGGCATCATCCTGTATCAGGAACAGGTGATGCAGATTGCCCAGGTCATGGCCGGTTACACCCTCGGCGGCGCGGACATGCTGCGTCGAGCCATGGGTAAGAAAAAGCCCGAGGAGATGGCCAAGCAACGCGGTGGTTTCATCGAGGGTTGTGCGAACAACGGCATCGATGCGGACCTGGCGGGCAACATCTTCGACCTGGTGGAAAAGTTCGCCGGCTACGGCTTCAACAAATCCCACTCCGCCGCCTATGGCCTGGTTTCGTACCAGACCGCGTGGCTGAAGGCGCACTACCCGGCGCCGTTCATGGCCGCGGTACTCTCGGCGGACATGCACAACACCGACAAGGTCGTGACCTTGATCGAAGAAGTGCGGACCATGAAGCTGCGCCTCGACGCGCCGGATGTGAACGCTTCGGAGTTCAAATTCACGGTCAACGACGAAGGCCGCATCATCTATGGCCTTGGCGCGATCAAGGGCGTGGGCGAGGGTCCGGTGGAGGCGATCACCGAAGCGCGCCAGGACGGGCCGTTCAAGGACCTGTTCGATTTTTGCGCGCGGGTCGACCTCAAGCGCATCAACAAGCGCACCCTCGACGGGCTGATCCGCAGTGGCGCGCTGGACCGCTTGGGCCCGTACTTCCAGGATGAGCCCAAGGCCTACCAGGCCAACATCGACCGCAACCGCGCGGTGTTGCTGGCGGCGATGGAGGAGGCGATCAAGGCTGCTGAACAGACCGCCCGTACCCACGACAGCGGCCACGCCGACCTGTTTGGCGGGCTGTTTGTCGAGGAAGACGCCGATGTGTATGCCAACCATCGCAAGGCCAAGGAACTGACCCTCAAGGAGCGCCTCAAGGGCGAGAAAGATACCTTGGGCCTGTACCTGACCGGCCATCCGATCGACGAGTACGAGGGCGAAATCCGCCGCTTCGCTCGCCAGCGCATCATCGACCTGAAGCCCGCTCGCGATACGCAAACCGTCGCCGGCATGATCATCGCCCTGCGGGTAATGAAGAACAAAAAGGGCGACAAGATGGGCTTCATCACCCTCGATGACCGCTCCGGGCGTATCGAGGCGTCGTTGTTTGCCGATGCGTTCCATTCGGCGCAGTCGCTGTTGCAGACGGATGCAATGGTTGTGGTGGAAGGCGAGGTCAGTAACGACGACTTCTCCGGCGGCCTGCGGTTGCGGGTCAAGCGGGTGATGAGCATGGAGGATGCCCGCACCAACCTGGCCGAGAGCCTGCGCCTGAAGTTGCAGACCCAGGACCTCAAGGGCGATCAGCTACGCTGGTTGGGCGAGTTGTTCAAGCGTCACCGTGGTGCGTGCCCGATCACCATGGAATACGTGCGCCCCGATGCCAAGGCCGTGCTGCAGTTCGGCGAGGGCTGGCGGATCGACCCGGCGGATGCGTTGATTCAAGCCTTGCGTGACCAGTTCGGCAAAGACAACGTCTTCCTCCAATACCGTTGA
- the fabZ gene encoding 3-hydroxyacyl-ACP dehydratase FabZ, with the protein MMDINEIREYLPHRYPFLLVDRVVDLDVEGKRIRAYKNVSINEPFFNGHFPAHPIMPGVLIIEAMAQAAGILGFKMLDVKPADGTLYYFVGSDKLRFRQPVTPGDQLILEAKFISCKRQIWKFECQASVDGKPVCSAEIICAERKL; encoded by the coding sequence ATGATGGACATCAACGAGATTCGCGAATACCTGCCTCACCGTTACCCGTTCCTGCTGGTGGATCGGGTCGTGGACCTGGATGTTGAAGGCAAGCGCATTCGCGCCTACAAGAATGTCAGCATCAACGAACCCTTCTTCAATGGTCACTTCCCCGCGCATCCAATCATGCCGGGCGTATTGATCATCGAGGCGATGGCTCAGGCTGCCGGGATCCTTGGTTTCAAAATGCTCGACGTGAAGCCCGCCGACGGCACGCTTTACTACTTTGTTGGCTCCGACAAGCTGCGCTTCCGCCAGCCGGTCACTCCGGGCGATCAGTTGATCCTCGAAGCCAAGTTCATCAGTTGCAAGCGCCAGATCTGGAAATTCGAATGCCAGGCTTCGGTCGATGGCAAGCCGGTCTGCTCCGCTGAAATCATCTGCGCGGAACGCAAGCTATGA
- the tilS gene encoding tRNA lysidine(34) synthetase TilS: protein MNQPTIDLTARLLTQLSPWRNAATWRIAFSGGLDSTVLLHLLTTLSKNHSLPALSAIHVHHGLQAVADAWPEHCRRVCAALGVPLEVVCVQVRPGASIERAARDARYAAFIAATQGNEVLLTGQHRDDQAETLLFRLLRGAGARGLAAMPRQRALGQGHLLRPLLDVSRAELENYAAEQGLDWIEDPSNDDLRYARNYLRQRVFPVLSAQWPQASLTLARSAAHLSEAQGLLDELAQFDLHRARPPGAFDWLGLQSLELAPLRALSPARQRNALSHWLAPLTSLPDSDHWVGWDSLRDAQEDARPIWRLAGGELHRAGGRVWWLSDHWLRPVSGSVAWARVDQPLSLPDNGRVILRGKGPIGPLCVRYRQGGEVLDVPGRGHRDLKRLLNESGLPAFVRGRLPLLYQGEQLLAVANLAGLDAQAGGSWQLIWTPGSQDLGLS from the coding sequence ATGAATCAACCCACCATTGACCTGACGGCCCGGCTCCTCACCCAGCTATCCCCCTGGCGCAACGCCGCCACCTGGCGCATCGCTTTCTCCGGTGGCCTCGATTCCACTGTCCTGTTGCATCTGCTCACGACCCTTTCGAAAAACCATTCGTTGCCTGCGCTGAGCGCCATTCACGTCCATCACGGCCTCCAGGCTGTGGCCGATGCCTGGCCTGAACATTGTCGTCGGGTTTGCGCAGCCCTTGGCGTGCCTCTGGAGGTGGTCTGTGTGCAAGTCCGCCCCGGCGCCAGCATCGAACGAGCCGCCCGTGACGCGCGTTATGCGGCGTTCATTGCCGCGACGCAGGGCAACGAAGTGTTGCTCACAGGCCAGCATCGCGATGATCAGGCAGAAACCTTGTTGTTTCGTTTGCTGCGCGGGGCAGGGGCGAGGGGCTTGGCGGCGATGCCCCGGCAGCGAGCCTTGGGCCAGGGGCATTTACTGCGGCCATTGCTCGACGTGTCCCGGGCAGAGTTGGAAAACTACGCGGCGGAGCAAGGCCTGGACTGGATCGAGGATCCCTCCAACGACGATCTCCGGTACGCGCGCAATTACCTGCGCCAGCGGGTCTTCCCAGTGTTGTCCGCGCAGTGGCCCCAAGCGTCGTTGACCCTGGCCCGCAGCGCCGCGCATTTGAGCGAGGCCCAGGGCTTGCTGGACGAGCTGGCGCAGTTCGATCTGCACCGCGCCCGCCCGCCGGGCGCATTCGACTGGCTCGGGCTGCAGTCACTGGAACTGGCGCCATTGCGGGCCCTCTCGCCGGCTCGCCAGCGCAATGCGCTGAGTCACTGGCTGGCGCCGCTGACGAGCCTTCCCGACAGCGATCATTGGGTCGGCTGGGACTCACTGCGTGACGCGCAAGAGGACGCCCGCCCGATCTGGCGACTGGCCGGCGGCGAATTGCACCGGGCCGGCGGAAGAGTCTGGTGGTTATCCGACCACTGGCTGCGTCCGGTCTCGGGCTCGGTAGCCTGGGCGCGGGTTGATCAGCCCTTGTCATTGCCCGATAACGGCAGGGTGATCCTGCGCGGCAAGGGCCCCATCGGTCCACTCTGTGTTCGTTATCGCCAAGGCGGCGAAGTGCTGGACGTCCCCGGCCGGGGTCACCGTGATCTCAAGCGCCTGCTCAATGAAAGCGGCCTGCCGGCGTTCGTCCGCGGTCGATTGCCGCTGCTTTATCAAGGTGAACAATTATTGGCGGTGGCCAATCTGGCCGGGCTCGACGCGCAGGCTGGTGGCAGTTGGCAATTGATCTGGACGCCAGGAAGCCAAGATCTGGGTTTGAGCTGA
- the rnhB gene encoding ribonuclease HII, protein MQMGLDFNLVAEVEELVAGVDEVGRGPLCGAVVTAAVILDPKRPILGLDDSKKLTEARREKLYDEICEKALSWCIARAEVEEIDELNILHATMLAMQRAVHGLHITPKLAMIDGNRCPQLSMRAEAVIQGDGKVPAIAAASILAKVSRDREMAAFELIYPGYGIGSHKGYPTPVHLEALARLGPTPIHRRSFAPVRLAYEAREGLIVSSQALVS, encoded by the coding sequence CTGCAGATGGGCCTGGATTTCAACCTGGTCGCCGAAGTCGAAGAGTTGGTCGCGGGTGTCGATGAGGTGGGCCGTGGCCCGTTGTGCGGTGCGGTGGTGACGGCGGCGGTGATCCTCGATCCGAAGCGGCCGATCCTGGGGCTCGATGACTCCAAGAAGCTCACCGAGGCCCGGCGTGAAAAACTCTACGACGAGATCTGCGAAAAAGCCTTGAGCTGGTGCATTGCCCGGGCCGAGGTCGAAGAAATCGACGAGTTGAACATCCTGCACGCCACCATGCTGGCGATGCAGCGGGCGGTACACGGCCTGCACATCACACCGAAGCTGGCGATGATCGACGGCAACCGTTGCCCCCAGCTGTCGATGCGCGCTGAAGCGGTCATCCAGGGCGACGGCAAGGTGCCGGCTATCGCAGCGGCGTCGATTCTGGCCAAGGTCAGCCGCGACCGGGAAATGGCCGCGTTCGAATTGATCTACCCGGGCTATGGCATCGGCAGCCACAAGGGCTATCCGACCCCCGTTCATCTGGAAGCCTTGGCGCGCCTCGGGCCGACGCCCATCCACCGGCGCTCGTTCGCCCCGGTGCGGCTGGCCTATGAAGCTCGCGAAGGCTTGATTGTGAGTAGTCAGGCTCTGGTTTCCTGA
- the lpxB gene encoding lipid-A-disaccharide synthase, translating into MANLRIALVAGEASGDILGAGLMRALKAQHPAVEFIGVGGPLMEAEGLVSYFPMERLSVMGLVEVLGRLRELLARRKKLIQTLIEEKPDVFIGIDAPDFTLNIELKLRQAGIKTVHYVSPSVWAWRQKRVLKIREGCDLMLTLLPFEARFYEEKGVPVRFVGHTLADTIPLEADREAARQGLGLAAGPLVALMPGSRGGEVSRLGGLFFDAAERLRAMRPDVRFILPCASPQRRVQLEALLADRDLPVTLLDGQSHQALAACDAVLIASGTATLEALLYKRPMVVAYRLAPLTFWILKRMVKSPYVSLPNLLAQRLLVPELLQDDATAESLASTLLPLIDGGEEQTRGFDEIHRTLRRDASNQAADAVLTLIGARR; encoded by the coding sequence ATGGCTAACCTGCGTATCGCACTGGTGGCGGGCGAAGCGTCCGGTGACATCCTGGGCGCCGGCCTGATGCGCGCGCTCAAGGCGCAGCACCCGGCGGTCGAGTTTATCGGCGTGGGTGGGCCATTGATGGAAGCCGAGGGACTGGTCTCCTACTTCCCGATGGAGCGCCTGTCGGTGATGGGGCTGGTGGAAGTGCTCGGCCGCTTGCGTGAGCTGCTGGCCCGGCGCAAGAAGCTGATCCAGACGCTGATCGAAGAAAAACCGGATGTGTTCATCGGTATCGATGCGCCGGATTTCACCCTCAATATCGAACTCAAGCTGCGCCAGGCCGGGATCAAGACGGTGCATTACGTCAGCCCGTCGGTCTGGGCCTGGCGACAGAAGCGCGTGTTGAAGATTCGCGAGGGCTGCGACCTGATGCTTACGCTGCTGCCGTTCGAAGCCCGGTTCTACGAAGAAAAAGGCGTGCCCGTGCGATTTGTCGGTCACACCCTGGCCGACACCATTCCCCTGGAGGCGGACCGCGAGGCGGCTCGCCAGGGGCTGGGCCTCGCCGCGGGGCCGCTGGTGGCGTTGATGCCGGGGAGCCGAGGCGGCGAAGTGAGTCGCCTGGGCGGGTTGTTCTTCGACGCCGCCGAGCGTCTGCGGGCGATGCGTCCGGACGTACGATTCATCTTGCCGTGCGCCAGTCCACAGCGGCGGGTCCAGCTCGAGGCGCTCCTGGCCGATCGCGATTTGCCGGTCACGCTGCTCGACGGCCAATCCCATCAAGCGCTGGCGGCCTGCGATGCCGTGCTGATTGCTTCCGGCACCGCTACCCTTGAGGCATTGTTGTACAAGCGCCCGATGGTGGTTGCCTATCGCCTGGCGCCGTTGACGTTCTGGATTCTCAAACGCATGGTCAAGAGCCCTTACGTTTCCCTGCCGAACCTGCTGGCCCAGCGCCTGCTGGTGCCTGAACTGCTGCAGGATGACGCGACCGCCGAGTCCCTGGCCAGCACGCTTTTGCCGTTGATCGATGGCGGCGAGGAACAGACCCGGGGCTTTGACGAAATCCACCGTACCTTGCGTCGCGATGCCTCCAACCAGGCAGCAGACGCGGTACTGACCTTGATCGGCGCCAGACGATGA
- the lpxA gene encoding acyl-ACP--UDP-N-acetylglucosamine O-acyltransferase: MSLIDPRAIIDPTAVLAADVEVGPWSIIGAGVEIGEGTVIGPHVILKGPTRIGRHNRIYQFSSVGEDTPDLKYKGEETRLVIGDHNVIREGVTIHRGTVQDRSETTLGDHNLIMAYAHIGHDSVIGNHCILVNNTALAGHVHVDDWAILSGFTLVHQYCHIGAHSFSGMGTAIGKDVPAYVTVFGNPAEARSMNFEGMRRRGFSEEAITALRRAYKVVYRQGLTVEQALAELAEAAAQFPEVAIFRDSIQSSTRGITR; the protein is encoded by the coding sequence ATGAGTTTGATTGACCCTCGCGCAATCATCGATCCGACGGCCGTATTGGCCGCCGATGTCGAGGTTGGCCCTTGGTCGATCATCGGCGCAGGTGTGGAAATCGGCGAGGGCACGGTGATCGGGCCCCATGTGATCCTCAAGGGGCCGACCCGGATCGGCCGGCACAACCGCATCTACCAGTTCTCATCGGTAGGCGAGGACACGCCCGACCTCAAGTACAAAGGTGAAGAAACCCGCCTGGTGATTGGCGATCACAATGTGATCCGCGAAGGTGTGACGATTCACCGTGGCACCGTCCAGGACCGTTCCGAAACGACGCTGGGCGACCATAACCTGATCATGGCCTATGCCCACATCGGCCACGACAGTGTCATCGGCAACCATTGCATCCTGGTCAACAACACCGCGTTGGCCGGTCATGTGCACGTGGATGACTGGGCGATCCTGTCCGGTTTCACCCTGGTCCACCAGTATTGCCACATTGGCGCCCATAGCTTCTCCGGCATGGGCACCGCCATCGGCAAGGACGTCCCTGCCTATGTCACGGTGTTCGGCAATCCGGCCGAAGCTCGCAGCATGAACTTCGAAGGCATGCGTCGGCGTGGTTTCAGCGAAGAGGCCATAACTGCCCTGCGTCGCGCCTACAAGGTTGTGTATCGCCAGGGCCTGACGGTCGAGCAGGCGCTCGCCGAACTGGCCGAGGCAGCCGCACAGTTTCCGGAAGTCGCGATTTTCCGCGACTCCATCCAGTCTTCGACCCGTGGCATCACCCGCTGA
- a CDS encoding OmpH family outer membrane protein, whose protein sequence is MRKLTQLVLLATVLVAGPAFADMKIAVLNYQMALLESDAAKKYAVDAEKKFGPQLTKLKGLESSAKGIQDRLVAGGDKMAQGERERLELEFKQKARDFQFQSKELNEAKAVADREMLKQLKPKLDSAVEEVIKKGGFDLVFERGAVIDVKPQYDITRQVIERMNQLK, encoded by the coding sequence GTGCGTAAGTTGACTCAATTGGTTCTCCTGGCGACCGTACTGGTCGCAGGTCCGGCTTTTGCCGACATGAAGATCGCCGTCCTGAACTATCAGATGGCCCTGCTGGAATCCGACGCGGCGAAGAAATACGCTGTAGACGCGGAGAAAAAATTCGGCCCGCAACTGACCAAGCTCAAAGGCCTGGAAAGCAGCGCCAAGGGTATCCAGGATCGTCTGGTGGCCGGTGGCGACAAGATGGCCCAGGGTGAACGCGAGCGTCTGGAGCTTGAATTCAAGCAAAAGGCCCGCGACTTCCAGTTCCAGTCCAAGGAGCTGAACGAAGCCAAAGCCGTTGCCGACCGTGAAATGCTCAAGCAGCTCAAGCCGAAACTCGACAGCGCTGTGGAAGAAGTCATCAAGAAGGGTGGTTTTGACCTGGTGTTCGAGCGTGGTGCAGTGATTGATGTCAAGCCTCAGTACGACATCACGCGCCAGGTTATCGAGCGCATGAATCAGCTGAAGTAA
- a CDS encoding acetyl-CoA carboxylase carboxyltransferase subunit alpha — translation MNPNFLDFEQPIADLQAKIEELRLVGNDNSLNIGDEISRLQDKSRTLTEDIFGKLTSWQIARLARHPRRPYTLDYIEHIFTEFDELHGDRHFSDDAAIVGGVARLDDQPVMIIGHQKGREVREKVRRNFGMPRPEGYRKACRLMEMAERFKMPILTFIDTPGAYPGIDAEERNQSEAIAWNLRVMARLKTPIIATVIGEGGSGGALAIGVCDQLNMLQYSTYAVISPEGCASILWKTAEKAPDAAEAMGITAERLKGLGIVDKVISEPVGGAHRDPVAAAALIRAELSSQLSMLKNFDNDALLARRYERLMSYGL, via the coding sequence ATGAACCCGAATTTTCTAGATTTCGAACAGCCGATCGCCGACCTTCAAGCCAAGATCGAAGAGTTGCGCTTGGTCGGTAACGACAATTCGCTGAATATCGGCGATGAAATCTCTCGGCTGCAGGACAAAAGCCGCACGCTGACCGAGGACATCTTCGGCAAGCTGACCAGCTGGCAGATCGCGCGTCTGGCGCGGCATCCGCGTCGTCCCTACACCCTGGACTACATTGAACACATCTTCACCGAGTTCGATGAACTTCACGGCGACCGTCACTTCTCCGATGACGCCGCGATCGTCGGCGGTGTCGCCCGTCTGGATGACCAGCCGGTGATGATCATCGGCCACCAGAAAGGCCGCGAAGTGCGCGAGAAAGTACGCCGCAACTTCGGCATGCCGCGTCCGGAAGGCTACCGCAAGGCCTGCCGCCTGATGGAAATGGCCGAGCGCTTCAAGATGCCGATCCTGACGTTCATCGACACGCCGGGCGCCTACCCGGGTATCGACGCCGAAGAGCGCAACCAGAGCGAAGCGATTGCCTGGAACCTGCGCGTGATGGCTCGCCTGAAGACCCCGATCATCGCTACCGTGATCGGCGAAGGCGGTTCCGGCGGGGCGTTGGCCATCGGCGTCTGCGACCAGTTGAACATGCTGCAATATTCCACTTACGCGGTGATCTCGCCGGAAGGCTGCGCCTCGATCCTGTGGAAAACCGCCGAGAAGGCACCGGACGCCGCGGAAGCCATGGGCATCACCGCCGAACGCCTGAAGGGCCTGGGTATCGTCGACAAGGTGATCAGCGAGCCAGTGGGCGGCGCCCATCGCGACCCGGTCGCGGCCGCAGCGCTGATTCGCGCGGAGCTGAGCTCCCAGCTGTCGATGCTCAAGAACTTCGATAACGACGCGCTGCTGGCGCGTCGCTACGAGCGGTTGATGAGCTACGGTCTCTGA